CTCCGTCTCCCGCGACTCCTCCATGTCGGCCTCTGCATCCATCTCCGCTTCGACCTCCTTGAAGAGGGCGTCAGTTGCCGCCCGTTCCTGCCGGATGAATTGCCGGTTGGCCTCTatataggcctcatcctggatggactccagaatggcctgctgctccgccatctcgTCTGCTTGTGCAACGGCGAactccgcctccacgtcctccatGTTGAAGCCCGAAGCCGCTCTTGCTTTAGCTGCTTAGGCTCgtccacctccttctccacctccatcgGAGCCGGCTGCTGCTCCTTTCCCTCATCCTCCTttgcccgctcctcctcctccggtttCGGCAAGTTCGGAGGCAGCCCGACAGCGATGCAGGCGGTGCGCGCGGTGCACCTCGCCCGGATCTCCTGCTCGATCTGGTACCGGCGCTCCGACGTGAACATATCGTAGGTGGTTATCTTTTGCCAGACCATGGAGAAGCTGGAGAGCATGCGAAGAGCGACAgagcgggagagaggaggtggatgggctcaGGTAGGCGGCGGGATAGGGTTGGGTGATGCCAGCCGAATTAAATAGTCGGATTTGGCCTCGGGCGGCGAGCCGAAGTAGAACCACACGTCGTTCACACCCCCACCGGAGGAGACGTCTGTCGGACCACCGGATTTTCGGGCGATTTCGTGTGGGACCTCGTCGTTAGTCCAATGTGGCAGACGTGTCCGGGCGCcctcatatccgccccatatttgggttgACTATGAGGGGTGCCGTTCAGCTCAGATGTTTAAGGCCCATTTGAGGCGCCCGTGTCGGTCGAATTTTCATGACCGGACCGTCCGCCCGGGCATCTGAGGCCAGTTTGGGGTGCCCGGATGTAGATATATCTTAAGACAAAACAGACGCaaacgctcatatatacgcgcacatattcacccctatgaacgcacatacACGCATCCTACCTCTATTAGCACCTCGGAAAAGATCGAGTCGGCATATTATCTtagagattttacgaagtcaccgtaacGCCTGTAGTCAACTGAAATGCCTTCCACTAAACATGCATCACCGAAAATCCTGCAATAAATTCAAGATAAATGCCAACACTAAAATTTAAAACCTATGGGCTGAGGAGACCGCTGTTCACTAAAGCAAACAGCGGCAGGCCACCATGCACCCGGTGGCGTCCGGATCCAAAATACGAcgcccccccttcaaaaaaaaaataCGACGCCCCGCACAGCACAGCACCGCACCGCACCGCAGCGAAATTCTAAATTTAAATTTACTGGCGTTTATTACTGATCCAGTTAAGTAACCGCGGCAATCCGCGTATACAATGACATCTTCCGGATCTCCTCCGTGGTTTAATGATATTAAACTAGTGGGTGTTTTCAAGGAATATCTTAATTTCATTGAGAGTAGAAGTAGTAGGCCAGCGGTGCGGTGAAGGTTGGTGGCCGGCGGGCCCCGCCGACAATCACCCGCCCCGCCACGTCGGAGCCCACGAGCAGAACGTTACgcgaaagagaaaaagaaaagaaaagaaaaaaaagaaaagaaaaaaaaagcggaTGAGACGGGGAGATGCCCGGGCCCGCGCGTGGGCCCCGCCCGCCCCCCACTGCCTGCCTGGAGACTTTCCCTCGTGCCCTTTTAACCCACCCGCAGCGACCGGTGCGCGCAGGCGCCACGTCAGCCGGGTGAAACCCTCCGCACTGTCCAGATCAGGCCCATCCACGCGTGGTGGTCCCCCGGGCCAAAGCCGATCGATGGCGTAGCGCCACTTCTTTATTCTTTTCCtacttgctttatttattttgcgtGGAGTGTTAAGTTTTTTACTAGAGGATAAAAAAATTGGTTGGGGAAGGGAACAAATGGGCGGGGCGTGGCGCCATCACCCACCCACCCACCTGCTATAGCCCGTGGACGGTTCGGGGACTCACCCCGCTCGGCTGCCCCGCCACGTGTCGGCCATCGGGCCATGCTTGTTGCGTAAGGAAGCGTCCACGAGATTTTATCGCGTGTTCCGTTGGGTGCTGGGCGGTGGGGGCGGCCACGGTGGCAGGCGCGGGGGCGGGGCCGTCGGATGCGTGGGGCGGATCCTGGCCGTCGGATGCGGGCATGGGCAGCGACAAAAAGAGGATGAGGCCTAGAAAGCGAGCCACaaggggaggggaggaggccaCACCAGACCAGAGAAGCAGCAGCCATTTCCTTCCAGCCGAGGGAGACGAGACGAGAGGAGAGCACTCTTCCCTCTAGGAGAGGAGTAGCatcgtgagagagagggagagggaggagatacTCGTGAGCGCGAGGGGAAGGAGAAGGACAAGGAGGGCGggctctctcgctctctcccgctGCCTTGTCGAGGCGGTTGGTGCGTGGatctgcgcggcggcggcggtgcctgcCGGACGCCGGCGACTAGGCGGGGAGATCGGAGGCGCATGCCTCAGATCTGACATGGAGCGGATCCGGGAAGGAAGGAGGGCCGCACTGGCCATGTCCGGCGGGGCGCCTCCGCCGCGGCGCCGGCTCAGGAGCAACGGCGGCGGCGTCTCCGGCGGCGCGGGGCCGAGGGACTCGCCTCGGTCCGAGAGGAGGCGGGGGGACCGCCTCATGCTCAACGGCAACGGCCGCGACGACGGCGACGACACCTCCGACgacagcctcggcgacgacgacgacgaccccgACGAGGAGCTCGCCGCCTCCGCGCCCAGGTTCCCGTCGGTGCAGCGCCGGTCACCCAGCACGGCGCCTCCGCCGTCCCCGCCACAGCCTGGCGCCGCGCACcatcacagcagcagcagcagcggcggcggcggcggcggttacaacaaccaccaccaccacggccCGCAGTCGATGCACCGGAAGGGGGGCTCCAATCCCAAGGGCCCCATAGTGTGGAAGGCCGCCGACGAAATGATCGGCGTTCCAGTCCCGAGGAAGGCGCGCTCAGGTATGCTATGCACCGCAAAACAAGCAAATTTCCACCCTTGTTGCCGCTTCTCTTTCCCTGATCTCGACGGCGTTCCTCGTGTTTTCCGCAGCTTCTACCAAGAGGTCTTCGCACGAGTGGACAGGCCCCGGCggtgggagcggcggcggcgccgctgTAGACGGCTCGCAGATCCAGCGGCCTTCTTCACGGCCGATCTCGCCGGCTTCCACATCGGCCACCGCCCCTGCTCGGAAAAAGCTGGTGCGTTTTTCAGGCCGACACAATCCATCTCCCCTCATGATTCCTTAAACTCTTGCCCTTACTGATTTCCCTCTCTCCGGTGTCTCGCAGAAAACACTTGGCGGCGGTGGGAGCAGCGGCGGTTCTGGGCCTGTACCGAAGCAGCGGCCGTCGCCGGCTTCAGCTCCTTCGGCAGCCCCGCCTCAGCCGCCACCAGCAAAGATTTCCAAGTCGCCATCGTTCATTCAGGAGGAGATCGAGGTCGCCGAGGTGCTATTTGGCCTGACGCGGCAGTTCCCCTGCCCTCCCAAGCAGGAGAACATGAACCACAAGCCGGAGCCCAAGGACGCGCCGGAGGCCAAGTCCGGGAACTCTTCGCCGGCTCCGTCGTCATCTGTCGTCCGGCCGGCAGATTCAGCCTCTCTCACCACTATAGGTGGGCAGCTCGTCAATTTTGATCTTACAATGATTTTTTGTTGCTAATTTTGGTTTTGTGGGTCTAATAAGCTTCCTCACTGCTTTTGCCAGCCCCAAAGAGGAAGCGGCCACGGCTCGCCAAGTACGACAACGAGAACCGCCCGGCGAGCCCAGCAAAACCGGACACGGCAGAGCCGCCCGCAAGGCCGGAAGTGCTTCCGGTGGCAAGATCAGATGCGAAGCCGTCCGTGTCGGCTGTGGCCGAAAGTGTcgccagcaccgccgccgccgccgccaccgctggcgcgcAGCAGGAGGCTACCCGGGAGCCAGAGAAGAGGGAGGACCACAGAGGAAGAGATCCAGAGCTCCGGGCCAGTGAATCAGATCGACGGGATCCCGGGCCCGAGAGCAGCCGGGCCGAGCCGCCGGCAGCAGCAGTCAAGCCCGACGGCGAGGCTGCTGCGCCGGTCGGCTCTGAGGCCAGGAATGGGGAGGCCACCACCGCGACAAAGAGGTGGGCCATTTGGATTTTTTATATTATTGGTGTTGTGATAACCATTATTGCCTTTGGATTGTGCCGATCTGATTAGTATATTCACGATTTCGCGTgaattgttttatttttttatcagTGAGCTGGCATCCGATGGCGCTCGGCAAGAAAAGTTTTGCATTGATCTCATGGTGGGTATATGCTTTCATGTGTGTGGTTGAATTGGTCTTGCGGAATTTGCTGGGCAAAGATTGAAAACGACAATTTTTTGCCGCAACTGTTGATtggcttttttgttttcttttcagcCCTTTTTTCATCTCACCTTTTTCTCTCCCCTTGTGCTTGTTCCAGGCTCCCCCTCCTGGGAAGCTATCTCCTGATAGAGATGGCTCTTCCGACCCTGATGCGGATAAGAAGGGATTGGATTCTGAGATGGACGTGGTGGGTGCCTCTGTCTGCTTCAGTTTCACCAATTCTGTTGATTGACCTCCTTAGCGGCTGGAGCATTGGATGTTTGATTCTGATCGGTCCATTTGTTGTTCATCTTTTGCTGGGATTTCAGGCCGGGAGAGGAAATTCTGAAAAGAAAGATGGCGAGAGGACCCGGAGAGGCCTGGAGATCAATCTGGAGGACGAGAAGGCGCAAAGGATTCCGGCGGAGGAGCTTGCTCCAAAGAAGCTCACTCTGCAGCTTGATTTGGAGAAGCCCAGCCAAGGGGACGAAAAGTCGCCATCTGAGCGCAGACAGCCGCCATTGCCGccaccgcagcagcagcagcacaagccCTCAAAGTCCGAGGTCAAGCATGAGAAATCACGTAAGAATTTCGCCTGGTTCTTCCCCATTTTCTCACTGCTTTTGTAAAAGGTGATTCTTTGTTGACTTGGGTTTTTCCTCATCTGGCAGCTCTACCTGCTGCTTTACCCCCTATGCCAATGACCGTAGGCGGCTGGATGGGGACTTTCCCACCTTTTAGGTGAGTTTTCACTGCTGTTCGATGTTTTACACGCACTCTTGCTCCCTGAAGGATTTGTGGTCTAAAATCTGTTGTTTCTTACCTTGGCAGTTACATTGCTCCTGTTCCTGGACTAtcagctcctgggcttcatcatcCTATGGACATCAAGCCAGGGACTTCTGCTGGATTACAGGTTCGCTTTCTCACTTAAGCTATGGTGTGGTTTCTGTCTTTGGAGTGAATTTCTTTGCCAAGTCTAAAGGTTTCCTATATTGCAGCATCCTGCATTGCCTCCACTGCCAGTACGCCCCAAGCGCTGCGCTACACATTGTTACATCGCACAGCAGATCCAATACCACCAGCGAATTACAAAGATGAACTCTTTCTGGCCCACAACAgcggctgccgctgctgctgccgccgccacaaGATCTGCACCATTCTTTGGTCCAAGAGGACCATTCAACATGGGCGTCGTTCCACCTGCGGAGGCTGCCTCCCTTCTCGCGAACCCAATGCAGGGGAGCTACCCTGTTCGGGCACACGCCCCGCTGCAAGAAACTAAGGCTCCTTCAATGGTGCCTTCTCCTTTCCAGGGGAGCCTCTCCAAGGATAAAGCGGCATCCAGCAGTGCCAGTGTTGCTGAATCAAACCAAAGGAAGCAACCTCCAGCTCTTGAAGCGCAGCAGTCCTCTCCCATGCCACCAAACATGATGGTATGCTTGTCGTGGATTTATGCTATTCATTACTAGTATTTCTTATGGTTCTTTTTGGTAATTTTTTCCTTATATAATTTCCCGTGCACcctttgttttttacagcaagcgCCAACATTCATCTTTCCATTCAACCAACATGCTGCAGCAGTAGCAGCTGCAACTGCCGCTGCCAATCGAATGGGAGATACAAAATCTTCTGGCACCAGCAGTGCGATGCCGTCATCTGCCACTGCCCACGCTTCAGCAGCACACGCTGGCGCATCGGCCATGAACTTGAGCTTTGCCAACTTGCAGCCGGGTGATGCCCAGTTCTTGGCCATCTTACAGAACGGCTACCCATTCCAGCTCGCTGCTGCTCATGCTGGAGGAGCTCCATCATATCGAGGCATGGCACCACCAGGCCCAGGTGTACCGTATTTCAACGGGCATGTCTACTCTCCCCACATGTTGAACCCATCACAGCAGCAAGGTACGCAGCAACAAAATCATCAGAAAAACTCAATGCCAAGCTTGTCTGGTTCCTCTCAGAAGCATCAGCCACAACAATCACAAGGGTTGCTGGGATATGCACCAAATGCtaatgctgctgctgccgctgccgcagcTGCCGCAGCAGCCGCTGCCAACAGTTCCCAGAGCTATTCGAGCGGCAACCAGCGTCCTGTTCTTCTACATGGCCTCGCTCACCGACAGGATCCAGACAAGACTCTGCAAGATGGCCAGTCAAGTGATGACAAGTCTTCACACCATCAGAAGGGTGGGCATGAACATAATTTTGCTATTCCAATGCATCTTCCAAATTTTGCGTTGATGCCATCTGCTGGGAATCAGAGTGAGAAGAAATCGAATGATCACCAccagcagccaccaaccagtcgaGGCCAGGGGGTTCGAATTGATCTTGCTTCATCTCAGCCTTTTGTGATGCCCTTTGGTTCCATTGGCGCTCCTGGTTCTGCTCCAAATGGTCTTGACTTCTCGTCATTGGCACAGAACCATGCGCTTTTCCAGAGCCATCAAGAAGCAGGCCGGCATGGTTACCCTCAGCTCAATTTTGCTTCAGCCCAGTCTGTTCAAGGTGCACAGCATAAACCCCAGCATCAAAATGCTGCAGAAGCTAAATCTGTGGCTGGGGATTCATCTTCAACGCCAAGTGCTGGAGATAATGAGAGAAAGAAATCTGCATCTGCAAAGTACCCGAGTGATTCACAGCAGCATTCTCTTTCTTTCTCTAAGCCAGAAAACAAGTCTTTTATGCACCCTTTCCTTGGTAGCAGTGCTAATGAGCCCTCAGTCCGCACTTTGAGCCTTATTGGTGCGGAATCTTCGAATGCCTTTGGGTTAGGCAGCAGCAAATCTTCAAGTGCTTCTACTGCAGCAGCTACGTCAGCTGCAGCCCCATCTGCACCGACCATGtcccagcagcagcaacagcagcaaatTCAGCTGCAGCTGCACCAACACCATCAGCACCAGATGCAGCAACAATTccagcagcagcaactccaacagcagcagcaacagcagcaactccagcagcagcagcaacagcagcaactccagcagcagcagcaacagcagcagcagcaacaacaacagcagcagcaccaGCAACATATGTTACAGCTTcagaaacagcagcagcaacagcaattgTTTCAAAATCATCTGAACTCTCGCCCCAGGTCTGCTGCTCCGAGTAATGCAAGTGGATACTCTGACCGTTTGAGTGCGACGAACTTCCAGAATTTAATGTATCCATCAAGCGCTTCTCAAGGCGGAGTTCCTGGTCAATCACCTCAATTGAAGGCATCGTCGTCGATGAGAGTGTCAGCTCCACCTTCAGCTGCTTCTGTCCCTGCTGCATCCTCGCCTTCTAATTTGATTATGATGAAGAACAGTGGTCTCCATCAACAAGCAAAAGCTCTGCAGGCTCTCTCCACCCCGAATCACCAGTCACAAAGCATGAGTTCGTCGAAGATTGGCCACTCCCTTACTAATCTTTCTACTGGAGGAGCAGGGGACCTATCTCGATCTTCAAATGCTCCGGTTGCTTCTGGTTCGCCATCTAACTCGGTCTCCAAAAGTACTGGTGGTAGCCCACCTGCATCTGGAAGTGCGAAGGGTGGCCAGCCAGTTGTCCAATTGTCATCACCTCAACAACATGCAGCAAAGAACTCTCCTTCAACTTCTGGATCCAAGTCGGCTTCAACAAATCCCTACAGCAGTATGCCTATGCCATCGATCCTTGGTCAGCAACCAAACATGGCTCACTCTGGTGGTAAGCAGCAGTCACATGGACCCTCATTGAAACAACAGCAGGCGTTCCCACAAGGCCATGGCCACGGCCATTTCTTCATCTCCAATGCCTTTGCGCCACAAGGTCCGCCTCAGCATGTAAATGCTGGAGCTGGTGCTGGCCTCTACCAAAAGCGCTCGGCTGACAagacgcagcagcagcagcagcagcagcagaatgcTGTCTCTGGTTCGTCTGCGATGCTCTCTCTTGGTTCCATGTCGATGTCCACATCTGCGGTTCCAGCCGATGCGGGGAAGGCTCATAGTGCAGCTGGCAGTAACATGAAGGCCAATCTTCATCCAGCGCCTGGTGGTTTTATGCACCTTGCGACAGCGGGGCAATCTGCGAGTGGTTCGCCTCACTCTCACCTTTCAGCGGCACAATTGACGTTTTCAATGCCAATGCCCGTAAAGCCTACCAGTGATCAGAAGCCTGCTGCTGGTAATGGACCTCTATCCATACTTGTTTCCCCTGCAGACGTTGTTCCATGTACCGCCACCATATAACTTGACTCAGTTGTTTCGACTAACATAAAACCCTTGTGTTTGTCAGGTAAGTAAAGGACCTAGACGCCAGAGCATGGGGATGCTGCTAATCTGAGTCGGCGAGCTAACTGCTAATTCTGTCGGAAGCTCGGCGCGCGGAAGAAGCGATTGCATGGCAAGAGGCATAGCTGCGAGAGCCGGATCGTCGACGAGGAGGATGATGCACCCATTCCATCCATTCAGGGGCTCTGGCAAATCTGTGGAGTAAAACTGTGGAACGGCTGGCTGATGGGAGTGATACTTGTGTGTAGTAGGTTATCCTCCCATGGTGGAAAGCTGGAGGTGCATAGAAACCCCTTTTTTTAGCAGTTTTATGCAAGATTGTCAAAAGCTGGTCTCTCTCTGaacttctcccctcccctctcctctcctcgaAGTGCTGCTCTGCTCTGGTCTGGTCTCTTTAGATTTGTTCCTTTTGTTGTTGTCTTAACTGAAGGAAGAAGGTTTAATTAGAATGCAGGTCAAGGGAAACTTTTGTGATGCTGCTGCTCTTGccttcctcttttctttctttctttctgtgtttctttcctttttttttctccatGTGTTTTGTCAATACTCAGATCTGCTTGGATTGTTTTAGAAACAATTTGGGGCAGAGAGGGAAATATCTCTCAAGgagtaggagtagtagtagtagtatgttGGATTGTTTTAGAAACAACTGGGGCGGAGGCAGAGAGGCAGataagtagtactagtagttgtTGCATAGCATAGCATGAGAGTGACCATGACCTGCCTTTTGGGTGTGTGCGTTGTAATTAGCTAGGTAGCCTTGTAGAAGAAATGAATCAATCAAGgcggtggatggatggatggataatcTTGTTAAGATAGCAAAGCAGAGTAATTCTGGCCTGTGTGATGACTCGGCACTGCAGTGCTCACTCATCCGAAAGTGCTACTCTTTCCGGTGCGCAGTCCGGCACGCCACTCTTCCACTCCGCCATTTGTTAACTTGcccggacggacggacggacgcgtGCTGCCGCTATCTTCTTCCTAATCGTACCAATCTTCTATTTATAtctaatctatctatctatctatctatgacACTGGGGCTGGATGATGATGATCTCATTCACATGGATCGCTCTCGGCCATCACACGTGTCCGGCCTAACAGCCACCCGACGTGCAGGCTAAAAAGTAAAGTATCTGGAAAATTTTGCCTTGGCCGGGGGACATCGCTTTCCTTTCGCTTGGCGCAATGGCATGGCGTTCCCTCCCTTTCCTGTCCGGAGTGGGTCtgcgcgcacgcacgcacgcacggagCCTTTGTCCAGATGCACCGCCCCGGTTGTTGGTGACATGTGATTAATCGCGTGctggattgattgtttgtttgtttgGGTTAACCTGGCCTTTGCCTTTCTTTCCGGCACGCACTCATGGCTCATCCGTCCATGGGATGCCATGCAGTAGGAGTAGGAGTACTGGTGGTAGTACTACTACCTCGCTGCGATATCGTGTGCATACACACATCAGGTGGCCCCATGGCCTGTCATTATTGCcaaaaactcttgtctttgattgGGACGGGGAGAGAGGTGCGCCAGTGCTTGTTCTGTGCGTCCAGTTGTTGTTTTCGTCAGTAAAATCTGGTGTCCCTGTCGCCGTCGTGACGTAGCACCGCCAGGCTGTTCTGCGAGTCGCCAGAGTTTACCGGCAACTGGATTTGCATGCCCACGCCGTTTGCGCGCTACGTGCGCCGGTCACAAGCGCCTGGGCTGGGTGGGCCACCCGTGCTCGCGCTGTGAACCTTGGGCGGGGCGGTGGAACTCCGGTGGGCGAAAACGGCGAATGCTTGTTTGGTGATCGTCGGCTTCAGATACGATCTACGGTCCAAGTAGGCAAAAAGCGTGGAGATGGGAAAAGATGCAGGATTGAGCGTCCCCGAGAAGTGTTTGATAGCACATGAGAAGGCAAAGGAATTCTACCAAGAGGTTTGAGTGCACTAAAATTTCCTCCAACGTAGAGTATGAGTGAATCATAGGGATTTCAATCACGTGAATCGAACGACCAATGCAGGAAAGTTTTTAAAGGATCCAAATCTTTTGAAAATCCTACAAATTTCATTTGAATCAAAGGAGCTCTCAAGGAAATAGAGGCGGTATGGTTCGCACATGTCTGTTCAAGGATATTGGGAGATCTAGATCTCCGCGAGTGACGCTGCCGAACGAAGAGACTACCTGACTAATAAAAAATGCTACACATAGAAGGGAACTACCAATTGAGGATACGATGAACATCCTTACTCTTCCAGGAAGAAGAAAGGAACTAACTAAGCAATTTACAATCTCTTAGAATTTACATATAGAGGAGGCATCACTGTCATGTTACCAGCCATCAGACCAATAGGGATAGATTTTAGGAAAAGAGAGTGGGAGAGGAGACCCCAAGGTGTGAGAGGATTGAGTGGTCCAAGAGGATGTTATGTTGGGTGGGGTATCCAACAAGAGGACTCATATGTATGTGAAGAGTGACCCTCCACTGTGGCCAAACATCCCTCCGACATCAGCCACTCGATCTCTATTATCGATGCCCCGTCTATTCTATTCTACAAACCCTCCAACTCCCCATCATCCACCCTCCCCTCCCAACCCCACTTAGAACCTCGGTACATACGAGCTTTCAATTCGGATCTAAGATATTCTTTTCACTTTCAACTCGCTTTCTATAAAAACAGTAGACATAACAACTTTAACCAATGTTTCTTGCTTAGATCTATAACTTTGCTTTCGGCACTTACCTCGAAATAATCCCCAGGGTCATGAAGTGGGATCATACCATCGGTGCTTACATCTAAAACTTTGAATCTCTCAATCACCTGGAAATAACCCTCACGGCCATGAAGAGGAAGGACACCATCGATCCTTCGATATAGAACTTTGAATGCGACAATCACCTGGAAATAACCCTCACGACCATGAAGAGGAAGGACACCATCGATGCTTGGATATAGAACTTTGAATCTGGCAATCACTTGGAAAGAACCCCCACTATCATGAAGAGGAAGAACAACATTATTGGAAATTCAGTTAATAGTTGTTTTGAAGAAATCTCTAAACTATAAACTATGATGCTTAGATCTAGAACTATGAATCCGGCAATCACCTGGAAATAACCCTcgcggtcatggagagggaggacACCATTGATGCTTAGATCTAGAACTTTGAGTCCAGCAATCACCTGGAAATAANNNNNNNNNNNNNNNNNNNNNNNNNNNNNNNNNNNNNNNNNNNNNNNNNNNNNNNNNNNNNNNNNNNNNNNNNNNNNNNNNNNNNNNNNNNNNNNNNNNNNNNNNNNNNNNNNNNNNNNNNNNNNNNNNNNNNNNNNNNNNNNNNNNNNNNNNNNNNNNNNNNNNNNNNNNNNNNNNNNNNNNNNNNNNNNNNNNNNNNNNNNNNNNNNNNNNNNNNNNNNNNNNNNNNNNNNNNNNNNNNNNNNNNNNNNNNNNNNNNNNNNNNNNNNNNNNNNNNNNNNNNNNNNNNNNNNNNNNNNNNNNNNNNNNNNNNNNNNNNNNNNNNNNNNNNNNNNNNNNNNNNNNNNNNNNNNNNNNNNNNNNNNNNNNNNNNNNNNNNNNNNNNNNNNNNNNNNNNNNNNNNNNNNNNNNNNNNNNNNNNNNNNNNNNNNNNNNNNNNNNNNNNNNNNNNNNNNNNNNNNNNNNNNNNNNNNNNNNNNNNNNNNNNNNNNNNNNNNNNNNNNNNNNNNNNNNNNNNNNNNNNNNNNNNNNNNNNNNNNNNNNNNNNNNNNNNNNNNNNNNNNNNNNNNNNNNNNNNNNNNNNNNNNNNNNNNNNNNNNNNNNNNNNNNNNNNNNNNNNNNNNNNNNNNNNNNNNNNNNNNNNNNNNNNNNNNNNNNNNNNNNNNNNNNNNNNNNNNNNNNNNNNNNNNNNNNNNNNNNNNNNNNNNNNNNNNNNNNNNNNNNNNNNNNNNNNNNNNNNNNNNNNNNNNNNNNNNNNNNNNNNNNNNNNNNNNNNNNNNNNNNNNNNNNNNNNNNNNNNNNNNNNNNNNNNNNNNNNNNNNNNNNNNNNNNNNNNNNNNNNNNNNNNNNNNNNNNNNNNNNNNNNNNNNNNNNNNNNNNNNNNNNNNNNNNNNNNNNNNNNNNNNNNNNNNNNNNNNNNNNNNNNNNNNNNNNNNNNNNNNNNNNNNNNNNNNNNNNNNNNNNNNNNNNNNNNNNNNNNNNNNNNNNNNNNNNNNNNNNNNNNNNNNNNNNNNNNNNNNNNNNNNNNNNNNNNNNNNNNNNNNNNNNNNNNNNNNNNNNNNNNNNNNNNNNNNNNNNNNNNNNNNNNNNNNNNNNNNNNNNGTCATGAAGATGAAGGACATCCTTGATGCTTAGATCTAGAACTTTGAATCCGACAATCACCTGCAAATAACCCTCATGGTCATGAAGATGAAGGACACCATTATTAGGAATCCAATTATTAGCTATTTGTaacaaatccctaaactctaaACTATGATGGTTAGATCTAAAACATTGAATCTGACAATCACCTGGAAATTACTCTCGCGGTCATGAAGAGGGAGGACACCATCGATGCTTAGATCTAGAACTTTGAATCTGACAATCACCTGGAACTAACCCTCGCGGTCATGAAGAGGGAGGACACCATCGACTCTTAGATCTAGAACTTCAAAGTCATCAATCACATAGAAACGACCCTCACGGTCATGAAGAGGGAAGGCACCATCGATGGAGATAAGACTCACGGAGGAGGGGTAGAGAGGAATATCGATGGAGTGACCACAACATGGAAGCACAACGATGGTGGGCTAGGAACTACATGTTGTCCTCGTCGATGATGGGGGGAGGGGAGGCGATGCCCACGATTTGGAATATGACTACACGAAACACACATGACTCGTGAATTGGCAATTGTGCTAGAGGGGCGAATTGCAATCTAGCTAACGCCAAGGTAGAAACGGAAGAGGATAATGATGTATTTAGAAGGTATTTAGTATTTGCCGGGGATAGGAAGAAACATGTGTGTGTACGGGGAGGTGGTAATGGTTAAGAAAGGCAGTGGTCGCTACAATTTGACAACTATACAATGGATGCTCGATGTTCCTGTTTATTAAGAATTTACGTGAACGGAGCAAGGAGCGATGCAGACCATTAGATCTTGGTAAACTTTacaatttacagtctttttttagAAGTGACGACACAA
The window above is part of the Triticum aestivum cultivar Chinese Spring chromosome 2A, IWGSC CS RefSeq v2.1, whole genome shotgun sequence genome. Proteins encoded here:
- the LOC123188194 gene encoding protein TIME FOR COFFEE isoform X2 — its product is MERIREGRRAALAMSGGAPPPRRRLRSNGGGVSGGAGPRDSPRSERRRGDRLMLNGNGRDDGDDTSDDSLGDDDDDPDEELAASAPRFPSVQRRSPSTAPPPSPPQPGAAHHHSSSSSGGGGGGYNNHHHHGPQSMHRKGGSNPKGPIVWKAADEMIGVPVPRKARSASTKRSSHEWTGPGGGSGGGAAVDGSQIQRPSSRPISPASTSATAPARKKLKTLGGGGSSGGSGPVPKQRPSPASAPSAAPPQPPPAKISKSPSFIQEEIEVAEVLFGLTRQFPCPPKQENMNHKPEPKDAPEAKSGNSSPAPSSSVVRPADSASLTTIAPKRKRPRLAKYDNENRPASPAKPDTAEPPARPEVLPVARSDAKPSVSAVAESVASTAAAAATAGAQQEATREPEKREDHRGRDPELRASESDRRDPGPESSRAEPPAAAVKPDGEAAAPVGSEARNGEATTATKSELASDGARQEKFCIDLMAPPPGKLSPDRDGSSDPDADKKGLDSEMDVAGRGNSEKKDGERTRRGLEINLEDEKAQRIPAEELAPKKLTLQLDLEKPSQGDEKSPSERRQPPLPPPQQQQHKPSKSEVKHEKSPLPAALPPMPMTVGGWMGTFPPFSYIAPVPGLSAPGLHHPMDIKPGTSAGLQHPALPPLPVRPKRCATHCYIAQQIQYHQRITKMNSFWPTTAAAAAAAAATRSAPFFGPRGPFNMGVVPPAEAASLLANPMQGSYPVRAHAPLQETKAPSMVPSPFQGSLSKDKAASSSASVAESNQRKQPPALEAQQSSPMPPNMMQAPTFIFPFNQHAAAVAAATAAANRMGDTKSSGTSSAMPSSATAHASAAHAGASAMNLSFANLQPGDAQFLAILQNGYPFQLAAAHAGGAPSYRGMAPPGPGVPYFNGHVYSPHMLNPSQQQGTQQQNHQKNSMPSLSGSSQKHQPQQSQGLLGYAPNANAAAAAAAAAAAAAANSSQSYSSGNQRPVLLHGLAHRQDPDKTLQDGQSSDDKSSHHQKGGHEHNFAIPMHLPNFALMPSAGNQSEKKSNDHHQQPPTSRGQGVRIDLASSQPFVMPFGSIGAPGSAPNGLDFSSLAQNHALFQSHQEAGRHGYPQLNFASAQSVQGAQHKPQHQNAAEAKSVAGDSSSTPSAGDNERKKSASAKYPSDSQQHSLSFSKPENKSFMHPFLGSSANEPSVRTLSLIGAESSNAFGLGSSKSSSASTAAATSAAAPSAPTMSQQQQQQQIQLQLHQHHQHQMQQQFQQQQLQQQQQQQQLQQQQQQQQLQQQQQQQQQQQQQQQHQQHMLQLQKQQQQQQLFQNHLNSRPRSAAPSNASGYSDRLSATNFQNLMYPSSASQGGVPGQSPQLKASSSMRVSAPPSAASVPAASSPSNLIMMKNSGLHQQAKALQALSTPNHQSQSMSSSKIGHSLTNLSTGGAGDLSRSSNAPVASGSPSNSVSKSTGGSPPASGSAKGGQPVVQLSSPQQHAAKNSPSTSGSKSASTNPYSSMPMPSILGQQPNMAHSGGKQQSHGPSLKQQQAFPQGHGHGHFFISNAFAPQGPPQHVNAGAGAGLYQKRSADKTQQQQQQQQNAVSGSSAMLSLGSMSMSTSAVPADAGKAHSAAGSNMKANLHPAPGGFMHLATAGQSASGSPHSHLSAAQLTFSMPMPVKPTSDQKPAAGK